The proteins below are encoded in one region of Paramisgurnus dabryanus chromosome 2, PD_genome_1.1, whole genome shotgun sequence:
- the il13ra1 gene encoding interleukin-13 receptor subunit alpha-1 — MCRYWDISLIICFSLMFVGVENMSDQLPPPKDLIYTWSTPYTLVLKWKKPEDLDPTCTVNYTVIIFEGQIKHTYQVLNNSYSMNLSNKDGLNVSVHTNPGNCGTKSSSPPISFAIPPPPVMLVRNLNCIYYSEDKMKFTWDPDDDAQDLSFYWLHGNKSVKCSSYINENMKIRGCDIISEDFKNQAFEMFYMAIGTYKNDTVINTFRMSEPNKNVKLNKPKFTIKRNGRNLLLQATRSGFENFDDGCFSYNYTYVKCNETTSAIVTTNIHIVEYDPNCKYKARVKMNYLERCGAGVIEESDEVEYGEDSDPNLPVLLVFIFIAVFICACLIGCFVLLRRHKDDLLPKIPDPSQFFKENINNFKTSYAAPGLYEPKEESVVSLSLEPQTPLLRDHVPRMQELNV; from the exons ATGTGTCGATACTGGGATATATCCTTAATCATATGCTTCTCTCTCATGTTTGTTGGCGTTGAAAACATGTCAG ATCAATTGCCTCCACCGAAAGATCTGATCTATACATGGTCAACACCTTACACATTGGTTTTGAAATGGAAAAAACCTGAGGATCTGGATCCTACTTGTACAGTAAACTATACTGTGATAATTTTTGAGGGACAG ATAAAACATACATATCAAGTCTTAAACAACTCCTACTCAATGAATTTGTCCAATAAAGATGGGTTAAACGTCTCTGTTCATACAAACCCAGGAAATTGTGGAACCAAATCATCAAGCCCACCAATAAGCTTTGCCATCCCTCCACCTCCAG TGATGCTGGTGAGAAACTTGAACTGCATATATTATTCTGAAGACAAGATGAAGTTCACTTGGGATCCTGATGATGATGCCCAAGACCTCAGTTTCTATTG GTTACATGGAAACAAATCAGTTAAATGCTCCTCATATATAAATGAGAATATGAAGATCAGAGGATGCGACATTATCAGTGAAGATTTCAAGAACCAGGCATTTGAGATGTTCTATATGGCTATTGGAACTTATAAGAACGATACTGTTATAAACACGTTTAGGATGTCAGAACCAAATAAAAACG TGAAACTAAACAAACCTAAATTTACAATCAAAAGAAATGGGAGAAATCTTTTACTTCAAGCGACCAGATCAGGCTTTGAAAACTTTGATGACGGTTGTTTTTCCTACAATTACACATATGTCAAATGCAATGAAACG ACCTCAGCCATAGTTACAACAAATATTCATATTGTGGAGTATGACCCAAACTGCAAGTACAAAGCCAGAGTGAAGATGAATTATTTAGAGAGATGTGGTGCAGGGGTGATTGAAGAAAGTGATGAAGTGGAATACG GTGAAGACAGTGATCCAAATTTGCCTGTGTTACTGGTCTTTATTTTCATCGCTGTCTTCATTTGCGCTTGTCTGATAGGGTGTTTTGTGCTACTTCGAAG ACATAAAGATGATTTACTCCCAAAAATTCCAGACCCATCACAGTTTTTTAAAGAGAATATCAAcaatttcaaaacg AGCTACGCAGCTCCCGGATTATATGAGCCTAAGGAAGAGTCTGTAGTAAGCCTGAGTCTTGAGCCCCAGACGCCACTCCTTCGGGATCATGTGCCACGAATGCAAGAATTAAATGTCTAA